Below is a genomic region from Sinorhizobium meliloti.
TGCTCGCCGTGACGATGCGCGACATGCCGAACGACGTCTACTTCAAGGTCGGCCTGATCGCGATCATCGGGCTTTCGGCGAAGAACGCGATCCTCATCATCGAGTTCGCCAAGGAACTCCGCGAACAGGGCAAATCGCTCATCGACTCGACGCTGGAGGCTGCGCATCTGCGCTTCCGGCCGATCCTGATGACCTCGCTCGCCTTCACCCTCGGCGTTCTGCCGCTGGCGATCGCGACGGGCGCAAGTTCCGGCAGCCAGCGCGCCATCGGCACGGGCGTCATGGGCGGCATGATCTCGGCGACGGTGCTGGCGATCTTCTTCGTCCCGGTCTTCTTCGTGTTCGTGATGAAGATCTTCGAACGCGGAAGAGCGGCGCCGGAGGCGGCTAAGCCCGCATCCGAAACCACCAGCCCGGCCGAGTAATATCGAAGACGGCCCGCCCACCTACGGCGGGCGGGCCGTCGCTCAAGGAGAATTTGAATAAATGCGCCGAACCAAGGCCGACGCCGAGGCTACAAGACAGAAGATCCTGTGCGCCGCCGAGCGGATGTTCTACAAGAAGGGCGTTCCCAACACGACGCTCGAGGAAGTGGCGAAGGAGGCTGGCGTCACCCGCGGCGCCATCTACTGGCATTTCGCCAACAAGACGGATCTTTTCCTCGCCCTTTACGAGGCCGTGCCGCTGCCCCACGAAGACATGATCGCACGCGAGATCGAAACGGAAGCCTTCGACACGCTCGCCATCGTCGAGAGCGCGACCAGCGACTGGCTGACGACCCTGGCCGCGGACGAGCAGCGGCAGCGCATTCTCGCGATCATGCTGCGCTGCGACTACGACAATGACATGTCCGCCGTTCTCGTGCGCCAGCGCGAAATCGAGGAGCGCCACGATGCCCTTCTCGAGCTTGCCTTCGCCCGCGCACTGGAAAGGGGTCAGTTGCAGGAGCACTGGGCGCCGCCGACTGCGGCGCGGGCCCTGCGCTGGATGATGATGGGGCTCTGTACCGAATGGCTGCTCTTCGGCCGCCGCTTCGACCTCGTGGCCCAGGGGAGCGAAGCACTCCAGTCTCTCTTTGCGGGCTTCCGGCGGGTGCCGGCTCGCGGCGATACCTCCTCCCGCCTCGGCCCTAACTGAGCACTTTGCGCATCTCGACCGAGGTCGGGCGGGTGAAGCCGGGATGGGCGGTTCGCGCCGTCTCCACGAAGCCCCAGGCCGCGAAAGTGGCTTGGTTTCCGGCGAGCTCGATGCGTGTCTGGAGCCTCAGCGCAGGCAGGCCCAGATCGCGCGCCGTTTCCTCGGCGGCGGCGATGAGCATCCTCCCTACTCCCTTTCCCTGGCGGCCGGGAGCGACGGCGAGTTTGCCGATATAGAGACAATCCGCTTCCGGCTTGCAGAAGATGCAGCCCAGGAGCTCGCGCCCGGCGACGGCCGCGAAGGCGATCTCGTCTCTTGCTTTCCGGTTGAGGGACGCCGCCGTCAGCGCATGGGCCGACGAGGGCGGATCGATACGGCCGTCCATATAGGCGAAGGACGCACGGATCAGCGACAGCAACTCCTCGTAACGGTCGAAGCCCTCGTCGATGCGGACGGTCTCCATGCCGTCCTCAGCGCGTGCCGCGCCGATAGCGGATCGTGTTGAATTGGGCGGCGAGCGCAT
It encodes:
- a CDS encoding TetR family transcriptional regulator; this encodes MRRTKADAEATRQKILCAAERMFYKKGVPNTTLEEVAKEAGVTRGAIYWHFANKTDLFLALYEAVPLPHEDMIAREIETEAFDTLAIVESATSDWLTTLAADEQRQRILAIMLRCDYDNDMSAVLVRQREIEERHDALLELAFARALERGQLQEHWAPPTAARALRWMMMGLCTEWLLFGRRFDLVAQGSEALQSLFAGFRRVPARGDTSSRLGPN
- a CDS encoding GNAT family N-acetyltransferase — its product is METVRIDEGFDRYEELLSLIRASFAYMDGRIDPPSSAHALTAASLNRKARDEIAFAAVAGRELLGCIFCKPEADCLYIGKLAVAPGRQGKGVGRMLIAAAEETARDLGLPALRLQTRIELAGNQATFAAWGFVETARTAHPGFTRPTSVEMRKVLS